Genomic segment of Truepera radiovictrix DSM 17093:
GGACTGGGCGGCCGCGCTCGCTTTCCCCGACGTTCACCTGCACCTCTACGGCAAGCGCGAGGCGCGCCCGGGGCGCAAGATGGGGCACCTCACGGCGCTCGCCGCGACGCCCGCAGCGGCGCGGGAGCGGGTGCTGGCGGCGCGGGCGGCCTTGACGGGCGCCTGATATAACGGGGTGTGCAGAACCTCCGCCTTCTCTCCCCCGAGGCGCGCGCGCACGTTGAGCGCCTCTGGCCGCTCGCCGAGGCGATCCTGGCGCCCGCCGACCGGCAGCTCTTTCAGCTCCGCTTGGTGCGGCAGTTCGAGAACCTCTACGAGGCCCTCGTGCCCCTCTACGGGGCTCGAGACGACTTCGCGGAGCTGCTCGGGCGGCTCGTGCAGCTGCTCGCCCGCGCCTACGCGGCGCGCCCGGAAAAGCTCAAAGCGCTCGACCTCGAGCGCGACCTCACCCCCGACTGGTTTCAGCGCGAAGGGGTAGTCGGTTACGTCGCCTACGCGGAGCGCTTTGCGGGCACCCTTAAAGGGGTCGAGGCGCACCTCGACTACCTCAAAGAGCTCAGGGTCACGTACCTGCACCTGATGTCGGTCATCAAGACGCGCGAGGGCGAAAACGACGGCGGTTACGCGGTCGCCGACTACCTCGACGTGCAGCCGCAGCTCGGGACCCTAGAGGACTTGGAGCGGCTCTGCGCGCGGCTCCGCAGCGAAGGCATCAGCCTCTGCCTCGACTTCGTGCTCAACCACTGCGCCGACACGCACCCGTGGGCCGAGCGGGCGCGCGCGGGCGACCCCTTCTACCGCGACTTCTTCTACGTCTTCCCCGACCGCACCCTCCCCGACGCCTTCGAGCGGACGCTCCCCGAGGTGTTTCCGGACTTTGCCCCCGGCAACTTCTCCTTCGTCCCCGAGCTGGGGTGGGTCTGGACGACCTTTCACCGCTACCAGTGGGACCTCAACTACACCAACCCCGAGGTCTTCCTGGCGATCACCGACACCCTGCTGCAGCTCGCCAACAAAGGGGTTGAGGTCTTTCGGCTCGACGCCGTCGCCTTTATGTGGAAGCGGCTCGGTACCGACTGCCAAAACCAACCCGAGGTGCACGAGATCCTCCAGGCGCTGCGCGCCTGCTCGCGCATTGCTGCGTCCGCGACGCTGCACAAAGCCGAGGCCATCGTCTCACCGCAGCAGCTCATCCGCTACTTCGGTACGGGCAAAGGCTTCGGCAAGGCGTCCAACCTGGCCTATCACAACTCGCTCATGGTGCAGTTCTGGTCGGCTCTGGCGAGCCGCGACACGCGCCTTATGACCTACGTCCTCAAGAACTTTCCGCGCATCCCCCCGACGACCGCTTGGGCGACCTACATCCGCTGCCACGACGACATCGGTTGGGCGGTGACCGACGAGGACGCGGCGGCGGTGGGGTTAGACGGCCACCTGCACCGGGCCTTTTTGTCGGACTTCTACGCGGGACACTTTCCCGGGTCGTTTGCCGTCGGCGAGGTGTTTCAGTTTAACCCCGAGACCCAGGACCGGCGCATCTCGGGGACGTTTGCCAGCTTAGCGGGGCTCGAGCGGGCTTTGGAGCAGGGCGACCCCGACGAGATCGCCCTCAGCCTCGAGCGCATTTTGCTCGGCTACGCTCTCATGCTGGGCTTTGGCGGTACGCCGCTCCTATACATGGGCGATGAGCTGGGGCTGCTAAACGACTACAGCTACACGCAGCACCCGGAGACGGCGGGTGACAACCGCTGGCTGCACCGGCCCTACATGGATTGGGCCAAGGCGGCGCGGCGGCGCGAGGCGGGGAGCCTCGAGGCGCGGCTTTTCGGCGGGGTGCAGCACCTCATCGGCGTCCGCGCGCGGACGCCGCAGCTCCACGCCGCCTACCAAGCGGAGATCGCCGAGACCTACCACCCCCACCTCTTCGCCTACGCGCGGCCGCACCCTCTGGGCACGCTGCTATGCGTCTACAACTTTAGCGAGCGGCCGCAGGAAGCGGATGTCGGCCTGCTGAGCGCCCACGGCCTCGACGCGCCCTACGACCTGATCACCG
This window contains:
- a CDS encoding amylosucrase: MQNLRLLSPEARAHVERLWPLAEAILAPADRQLFQLRLVRQFENLYEALVPLYGARDDFAELLGRLVQLLARAYAARPEKLKALDLERDLTPDWFQREGVVGYVAYAERFAGTLKGVEAHLDYLKELRVTYLHLMSVIKTREGENDGGYAVADYLDVQPQLGTLEDLERLCARLRSEGISLCLDFVLNHCADTHPWAERARAGDPFYRDFFYVFPDRTLPDAFERTLPEVFPDFAPGNFSFVPELGWVWTTFHRYQWDLNYTNPEVFLAITDTLLQLANKGVEVFRLDAVAFMWKRLGTDCQNQPEVHEILQALRACSRIAASATLHKAEAIVSPQQLIRYFGTGKGFGKASNLAYHNSLMVQFWSALASRDTRLMTYVLKNFPRIPPTTAWATYIRCHDDIGWAVTDEDAAAVGLDGHLHRAFLSDFYAGHFPGSFAVGEVFQFNPETQDRRISGTFASLAGLERALEQGDPDEIALSLERILLGYALMLGFGGTPLLYMGDELGLLNDYSYTQHPETAGDNRWLHRPYMDWAKAARRREAGSLEARLFGGVQHLIGVRARTPQLHAAYQAEIAETYHPHLFAYARPHPLGTLLCVYNFSERPQEADVGLLSAHGLDAPYDLITGARVATGPLPLPPYGRRWLVQTPPA